In Devosia sp. 1566, a single genomic region encodes these proteins:
- a CDS encoding primosomal protein N', which yields MTEHPEIVAVMVGVAVEGPYSYSVPQGMRVERGSIVAVPLGPRLTLGVVWGPPKDTIAHNRLRSIAQGYDVPPLSEELLKLVDWVARYTLAPPGQVLRAVLRSSEALDPPRPVIAYRRTGYEPEKLTPARLRVLDTLTDDMPLPRAALLGAAGVSQSVLDGLERAGALEKLEIPPPPVALPPNPDEGVARLNPEQQAALEQVTALDPHAFGVALLDGVTGGGKTEVFFEAVADTLRAGRQALILLPEIALTHTFLDRFTKRFGTRPAEWHSEMTPLQRARVWRGVLDGTVRAVVGARSALFLPFRELGMLVLDEEHDGAYKQSDGVNYHARDMAIVRARFAKARVILSSATPSVETRNNANAGRYAHVLLTARYAAASLPDITAIDMRLDGPEKGQWIAPTLAREVFAALDRGEQALLFLNRRGYAPLTLCRSCGHQYQCPDCSAWLVEHRFRGVLMCHHCGHEIRAPKNCAACGDVDALVPVGPGIERIAEEAAARFPDARRVILSSDMGTNAQLRERFSEITRGEYDLIIGTQLVSKGHHFPKLSVVGVLDADLGLAHGDPRAAERTFQILTQVAGRAGRASQIGKAFLQTYHPDHAVMRAMVTGDREAFYAHELAAREAGILPPFGRLAALIVSANEHDIAMNFAKRLLSAAPMTERVRLFGPADAPVAMVRGRHRVRLLVQSSKEFDLSGYVRFWLQSAERPTGNLRVQVDIDPVSFM from the coding sequence ATGACCGAGCATCCAGAAATCGTAGCGGTGATGGTGGGGGTAGCCGTTGAGGGCCCCTATTCCTATAGCGTGCCGCAAGGCATGCGGGTTGAACGCGGCTCGATCGTGGCGGTGCCGCTGGGCCCGCGCCTGACGCTGGGGGTGGTCTGGGGTCCGCCCAAGGATACGATTGCCCACAATCGCCTGCGCTCGATTGCCCAAGGCTATGACGTGCCCCCGCTGTCGGAAGAACTGCTCAAGCTCGTTGATTGGGTGGCGCGCTATACGCTGGCGCCCCCGGGACAGGTGCTGCGCGCGGTGCTGCGCTCGAGCGAAGCGCTCGATCCACCCCGCCCGGTGATTGCTTATCGCCGCACCGGCTATGAGCCGGAAAAGCTGACCCCGGCCCGGCTGCGCGTGCTCGATACGCTGACCGATGACATGCCCCTGCCCCGGGCCGCCCTGCTGGGGGCGGCCGGCGTGTCGCAATCGGTACTGGATGGGCTCGAACGCGCCGGCGCGCTGGAAAAACTCGAAATCCCGCCCCCGCCCGTCGCCCTGCCGCCCAATCCGGATGAGGGTGTTGCGCGCCTCAACCCCGAGCAGCAAGCGGCACTCGAGCAGGTGACGGCGCTCGATCCCCATGCGTTCGGCGTGGCGCTGCTCGATGGCGTCACCGGCGGCGGCAAGACCGAAGTGTTTTTCGAGGCGGTGGCCGATACGCTGCGCGCCGGCCGGCAGGCGCTGATCCTCTTGCCCGAAATCGCGCTGACCCACACTTTCCTTGATCGCTTCACCAAGCGCTTTGGCACCCGCCCGGCCGAGTGGCATTCGGAAATGACGCCGCTGCAGCGAGCCCGGGTCTGGCGTGGCGTGCTCGATGGCACGGTGCGCGCTGTGGTGGGGGCGCGCTCGGCCCTCTTCCTGCCGTTCCGGGAACTCGGCATGCTGGTGCTCGATGAAGAGCATGACGGCGCCTATAAGCAATCGGACGGCGTCAATTACCACGCCCGCGACATGGCTATCGTGCGCGCGCGCTTTGCCAAGGCGCGGGTGATCCTGTCTTCGGCGACGCCTTCGGTAGAAACCCGCAACAACGCCAATGCCGGGCGCTACGCCCATGTGCTGCTGACCGCCCGCTATGCCGCGGCGAGCCTGCCCGATATCACCGCCATCGACATGCGGCTCGATGGCCCGGAAAAAGGGCAATGGATCGCCCCGACCCTGGCGCGTGAAGTGTTTGCGGCGCTCGACCGGGGCGAACAGGCGCTGTTGTTCCTCAACCGGCGCGGCTATGCCCCGCTGACCCTGTGCCGCTCCTGCGGGCACCAGTATCAATGCCCGGATTGCTCGGCCTGGCTCGTGGAACACCGGTTCCGCGGCGTGTTGATGTGCCACCATTGCGGCCACGAGATTCGAGCGCCAAAAAACTGTGCCGCCTGCGGCGATGTCGATGCGCTGGTGCCGGTGGGGCCCGGCATCGAGCGCATTGCCGAGGAAGCCGCCGCCCGCTTCCCCGATGCGCGCCGGGTGATCCTCTCGTCGGACATGGGCACCAATGCCCAGTTGCGCGAGCGGTTCAGCGAGATCACCCGCGGCGAATACGACCTCATCATCGGCACCCAACTCGTGTCCAAGGGCCACCATTTCCCCAAGCTGTCGGTGGTGGGGGTACTCGATGCCGATCTGGGCCTGGCCCATGGCGATCCGCGCGCGGCCGAGCGCACCTTCCAGATCCTGACACAGGTAGCGGGGCGCGCCGGGCGGGCCTCGCAAATCGGCAAGGCGTTCCTCCAGACCTACCACCCCGATCATGCGGTGATGCGGGCCATGGTGACGGGCGACCGCGAGGCCTTTTATGCTCATGAACTGGCGGCACGCGAAGCGGGGATCCTGCCCCCGTTCGGGCGGCTGGCCGCGCTGATCGTTTCGGCTAATGAGCATGACATTGCGATGAACTTCGCCAAGCGCCTGCTCTCGGCGGCTCCCATGACGGAGCGGGTGCGCTTGTTCGGCCCGGCCGATGCGCCGGTCGCCATGGTGCGCGGCCGCCATCGGGTGCGGCTGCTGGTGCAAAGCAGCAAGGAGTTCGACCTCTCGGGCTATGTGCGATTCTGGCTGCAAAGCGCCGAACGCCCGACCGGCAATCTGCGGGTGCAGGTGGATATCGACCCCGTCAGCTTCATGTAA